One part of the Thermococcus litoralis DSM 5473 genome encodes these proteins:
- a CDS encoding RNA methyltransferase, which translates to MELAVILVEVEYPINLGAIARVMKNFGVKELILVNPKVSPNDKTARKFAVHAVDVLENAKVVETLDEALKMVDLAVGTSGIAGGDYIPERTPITPEEFAKRAFLYDGSIGLVFGRESRGLDNEELKKLDFTVTIPTSEEYPVMNLSHAVAVILYEIYKQRTKAEAVEVKEKLRKSTKEERARLVGLWEKLLNTLEYPKDLERRRLSVLMFQRFLGRGFIYAKEIHSMYGPLRKAIERLEGCKDDCY; encoded by the coding sequence ATGGAGCTGGCGGTAATACTCGTTGAGGTCGAATATCCCATAAACCTCGGAGCTATTGCAAGGGTTATGAAAAACTTTGGGGTAAAGGAGCTTATCTTGGTTAATCCCAAGGTTAGTCCTAATGACAAAACGGCCAGAAAATTTGCCGTCCATGCTGTAGATGTTTTAGAAAATGCAAAAGTTGTCGAGACTCTCGATGAAGCCCTTAAAATGGTAGATCTAGCTGTAGGAACTAGCGGGATTGCTGGAGGAGACTATATTCCGGAGAGAACCCCCATAACACCTGAAGAATTCGCAAAGAGGGCTTTTCTTTACGATGGGAGTATTGGGCTAGTTTTTGGTAGGGAAAGCAGGGGATTGGACAATGAAGAACTTAAGAAGCTCGATTTTACAGTTACGATTCCTACCAGCGAAGAATACCCAGTAATGAACCTGAGCCATGCTGTTGCCGTGATATTATACGAGATTTACAAGCAAAGAACAAAGGCTGAAGCTGTAGAGGTAAAAGAGAAGCTTAGAAAGTCTACAAAGGAAGAGAGGGCCAGATTGGTTGGGCTTTGGGAAAAGCTCCTAAACACCTTGGAGTATCCAAAGGATTTGGAAAGACGAAGGCTCTCTGTGCTGATGTTCCAGCGTTTTCTGGGAAGAGGGTTCATATACGCAAAGGAGATACACTCCATGTATGGGCCTCTAAGAAAAGCCATTGAAAGATTGGAGGGATGTAAAGATGATTGCTATTGA
- the pcp gene encoding pyroglutamyl-peptidase I, translated as MKILATGFEPFGGEKINPSWEAVKELPEKIGNAEIIKHQLPVSFKGVKEKLPKIIEDVRPDVVVLTGQAGGRVNITVERVAINVMDARMEDNEGYKPEDEPIFEDAPAAYFATVPVKRIVNALRENKIPAMVSNSAGTYVCNTAMYIALHYIAINGLEAKAGFIHVPYIPEQVLEKPQPSMSLEMIRKAIEIAIKESIKS; from the coding sequence GGGGGAGAGAAAATAAACCCCTCTTGGGAAGCCGTCAAGGAGCTTCCTGAGAAGATCGGAAATGCAGAGATAATAAAGCATCAGCTTCCGGTGAGCTTTAAGGGAGTTAAAGAAAAGCTGCCCAAGATTATAGAAGATGTTAGGCCGGATGTTGTAGTCCTCACAGGCCAGGCTGGTGGAAGGGTCAACATAACCGTTGAAAGGGTCGCGATAAACGTTATGGATGCAAGGATGGAAGACAACGAAGGATACAAGCCAGAAGACGAACCAATATTTGAAGATGCTCCAGCGGCTTATTTTGCTACAGTACCTGTAAAGAGAATTGTAAATGCTCTAAGGGAAAATAAAATTCCCGCCATGGTGTCCAACTCAGCCGGAACCTACGTGTGCAACACCGCCATGTACATAGCTCTGCACTACATAGCAATAAATGGATTAGAGGCGAAAGCGGGCTTTATACACGTCCCATATATCCCTGAGCAGGTTTTAGAAAAGCCACAGCCTTCGATGAGTCTCGAGATGATAAGGAAAGCAATAGAAATAGCAATAAAAGAAAGCATAAAGAGTTAG
- a CDS encoding tetratricopeptide repeat protein encodes MDKLKLYLIGFLVAIIAIAAGIIYKWGFWMLVRIVLSLGFLGLTLMLGFFLALTLYAESWKYAGLLVIPTALSAYATYLSITWQKLKIVGGIIVLFVLGLAFGIWYISEPDLSLTDRFRSAESLERAGKYKAAARKYEKKGNYLKAAEMYEKLGWMESAAWAYEKAEKYERAAEIYEQLYEKEKDTYYLKEAHEYWKKAGNMERAAKALERYAEEEPWFWEDVAKLYEELGNEEKAREAWEKALEYYKGEAQEEGVFWEDVGNIARKLGNEELAKEAYQKFLEYCLKEAEEDPMWWKHVAEAYEYLGEKDKAEEARKKYEEYRQRIMKSNEETSNFPEEGKKS; translated from the coding sequence ATGGACAAGCTAAAACTCTACCTCATAGGGTTCCTCGTGGCTATTATTGCGATAGCAGCAGGCATAATATACAAATGGGGCTTCTGGATGCTGGTTAGGATAGTGCTGAGCTTGGGATTTTTAGGATTAACTCTAATGCTCGGGTTTTTCTTGGCATTGACGCTTTACGCAGAAAGCTGGAAGTACGCTGGGCTTTTGGTAATCCCGACGGCATTAAGTGCCTATGCAACGTATCTAAGCATTACATGGCAGAAGCTAAAGATAGTTGGTGGAATAATAGTCCTCTTTGTTCTCGGGCTTGCGTTTGGTATATGGTACATAAGTGAACCCGATTTGAGCTTAACTGACCGCTTTAGAAGTGCCGAAAGCCTCGAGAGGGCTGGCAAATACAAAGCCGCTGCGAGAAAATATGAAAAGAAAGGGAACTACTTAAAAGCCGCAGAGATGTATGAAAAGCTTGGCTGGATGGAAAGCGCAGCTTGGGCATATGAAAAGGCTGAAAAATACGAAAGAGCTGCAGAGATCTATGAGCAGCTTTACGAGAAGGAAAAAGACACCTACTACCTCAAAGAGGCTCACGAGTACTGGAAAAAGGCTGGCAACATGGAGAGAGCCGCAAAAGCGTTAGAGAGATATGCCGAGGAAGAGCCGTGGTTCTGGGAGGATGTTGCAAAGCTCTATGAAGAGCTTGGCAATGAGGAAAAAGCAAGAGAAGCTTGGGAAAAAGCGTTGGAATACTACAAGGGTGAAGCCCAAGAAGAGGGCGTCTTCTGGGAGGATGTTGGCAATATAGCGAGGAAGCTCGGAAATGAAGAGCTTGCGAAAGAGGCTTATCAAAAATTCCTTGAATACTGCTTAAAAGAGGCCGAAGAAGACCCCATGTGGTGGAAGCACGTTGCAGAGGCTTATGAATACCTGGGAGAAAAAGATAAAGCTGAAGAAGCAAGGAAGAAGTACGAAGAATATAGGCAAAGAATAATG
- the otg gene encoding methylated-DNA--protein-cysteine methyltransferase — translation MIAIDSFKIGGREIQIAVIYEEKIQGIAFSLDGEEFLRERIRGLVKHLQKRGVNVDLREKESDFPQLVYRVLLGEIKNEEALEYLSFEGTTPFEKKVYETLTKKVKRGEVITYGELAKMLKSSPRAVGGAMKRNPYPIVVPCHRVVASSGLGWYTPKIDYKKFLLMLEGVKKWTS, via the coding sequence ATGATTGCTATTGATTCCTTCAAAATAGGCGGAAGAGAAATACAGATAGCCGTAATCTATGAAGAGAAAATTCAAGGCATAGCTTTTTCCCTTGATGGGGAAGAGTTTCTTCGAGAAAGAATTAGGGGTTTGGTAAAGCACTTACAAAAGCGTGGTGTGAATGTTGATCTAAGGGAAAAGGAAAGCGACTTTCCCCAGCTGGTTTACAGAGTTCTTCTGGGAGAAATTAAAAACGAAGAAGCACTGGAGTACCTTAGCTTTGAGGGAACCACTCCCTTTGAGAAGAAAGTTTACGAGACGCTTACAAAAAAGGTTAAAAGAGGGGAAGTCATAACATACGGTGAGCTTGCTAAAATGCTCAAGAGTTCACCAAGAGCCGTCGGAGGGGCAATGAAAAGAAACCCCTATCCTATAGTGGTTCCCTGTCATAGAGTTGTTGCGTCAAGCGGCTTAGGATGGTACACTCCGAAAATAGACTACAAAAAGTTTTTACTCATGCTGGAGGGGGTGAAAAAATGGACAAGCTAA
- the proS gene encoding proline--tRNA ligase: METNIEQKVKRERWSNEFSEWYNEMIELAGIQDKRYPVKGMNVWLPYGLRIMRNIENFIHDEMRRTGHDEVLFPALIPETEFEKEAEHIAGFHGEVLWVTHAGERPLDVRLILRPTSETAMYPMFNLWIRSHADLPFKVYQIVNVYRYETKHTRPLIRVREISRFFESHTAHDNFEDAERQIKEDLEIFDNLAKKLALPYIVSKRPDWDKFPGAFYSLGAEVIMPDGRTLQIGTMHNYKQNFAKAYEITYEKEDGTHDYVHQTTFGMSERLLAAVMAVHGDDNGLVLPPTIAPIQVVIVPIPMKDSPYDVNAYAKEIAEELKRAGIRVHVDDREEIRPGRKFYDWEIKGVPLRIEVGPRDVESKKAVLARRDTFEKFTVEREKIVEEVRKTLDAIMENLYARAKEFLESHIKRVDTIEEAKQLFEDRRGVVELPWCGEESCGVEMEEILDASMLGIPYPEETAKIEGKKCAHCGKEAKYIARFARTY, encoded by the coding sequence ATGGAAACCAACATCGAGCAAAAAGTAAAAAGAGAAAGGTGGTCCAATGAGTTCAGCGAATGGTACAACGAAATGATAGAACTCGCTGGGATACAGGATAAAAGATACCCGGTAAAGGGAATGAACGTCTGGCTGCCATATGGATTAAGGATTATGAGGAACATTGAAAACTTCATCCATGATGAGATGAGAAGAACCGGGCACGATGAGGTGCTCTTTCCAGCTTTAATTCCGGAGACAGAGTTTGAGAAAGAGGCGGAACACATAGCGGGATTCCATGGAGAGGTTTTGTGGGTAACTCATGCTGGCGAGAGACCTCTAGATGTGAGACTTATCTTAAGACCAACTAGTGAGACCGCAATGTATCCTATGTTTAACCTATGGATTAGGTCTCATGCAGATCTGCCCTTCAAGGTTTATCAGATAGTTAACGTTTATAGGTATGAAACGAAGCACACAAGACCTTTGATCAGGGTAAGGGAAATAAGCAGATTCTTCGAATCCCACACCGCTCATGACAACTTTGAAGATGCCGAAAGGCAGATAAAAGAAGACCTTGAGATATTTGACAACCTTGCCAAAAAACTCGCTTTACCTTACATTGTCTCAAAAAGACCGGACTGGGATAAGTTCCCAGGAGCATTCTATTCCCTTGGTGCAGAAGTAATAATGCCCGATGGAAGGACTCTACAAATTGGAACAATGCACAACTACAAGCAGAATTTTGCAAAGGCATACGAGATAACCTATGAAAAAGAAGACGGAACCCACGACTATGTTCACCAGACTACATTTGGAATGAGCGAGAGATTGCTTGCTGCTGTCATGGCGGTGCATGGAGACGACAACGGCCTTGTGTTGCCTCCAACAATAGCTCCCATTCAAGTGGTGATAGTTCCGATCCCAATGAAGGACTCTCCATACGATGTTAATGCCTATGCCAAGGAAATTGCCGAAGAGCTCAAGAGGGCTGGCATTAGAGTTCATGTGGATGATAGAGAAGAGATAAGGCCTGGAAGGAAATTCTACGACTGGGAAATTAAGGGCGTCCCATTGAGAATTGAAGTGGGGCCGAGGGACGTCGAGAGCAAAAAGGCAGTGTTGGCAAGAAGAGACACCTTTGAAAAATTCACCGTCGAGAGGGAAAAAATCGTTGAAGAAGTTAGAAAGACCCTCGATGCAATAATGGAGAATCTCTATGCAAGGGCAAAAGAGTTCTTGGAGAGCCACATAAAGAGAGTTGACACAATAGAAGAAGCTAAACAGCTCTTTGAGGACAGAAGAGGGGTAGTGGAGCTTCCATGGTGTGGTGAAGAGAGCTGTGGTGTTGAGATGGAAGAAATCCTAGATGCAAGTATGCTCGGAATACCGTACCCAGAAGAGACTGCAAAGATTGAAGGAAAGAAGTGTGCCCATTGTGGAAAAGAAGCGAAGTACATAGCAAGGTTTGCAAGGACGTACTAA
- a CDS encoding 2-hydroxyacid dehydrogenase — MKPKVLVLFNMKSEPLELLKQYCDVDVLVYPEKEKILEIIGEYDGLIVSPLNRVDREIIEKGEKLKVISTHSAGYDHIDLKAATEKGIYVTKVSGVLSEAVAEFAVGLTIALLRKIAYSDKFMRRGLWDSHRTVWGWYKRVETVYGKKVGILGMGPIGKAIARRMKALGTEIYYWSRSRKEDIEKEVSAKWLPLEEVLKQSDIVILALPSTPETYHLINEERLKLMEGKYLINIGRGSLVDEKALIKALKEGKLKGFATDVYEKEPLQESELFEMEWETVLTPHHAGLAKEAMEDMGFQAVNNLLSIFKGEIPENLVNKEVLKIRPIEEVKLL, encoded by the coding sequence ATGAAGCCAAAAGTCTTGGTTCTTTTTAACATGAAGAGTGAACCTTTAGAGCTCTTGAAGCAGTATTGCGACGTTGATGTCTTAGTTTATCCAGAGAAGGAAAAGATATTAGAAATAATAGGCGAATACGACGGATTAATAGTCTCACCCTTGAATAGGGTGGATAGAGAAATAATTGAGAAAGGAGAGAAGCTTAAGGTCATAAGTACCCACTCTGCTGGCTATGACCATATAGACCTTAAAGCAGCAACTGAAAAGGGAATATACGTAACAAAGGTTAGCGGGGTTTTAAGTGAAGCCGTTGCAGAGTTTGCGGTGGGTTTGACCATAGCTCTTCTGAGAAAAATTGCCTATTCAGACAAGTTCATGAGAAGGGGCCTTTGGGACTCTCACAGGACGGTTTGGGGATGGTACAAAAGAGTGGAAACGGTCTACGGCAAGAAGGTTGGAATCCTCGGAATGGGTCCAATAGGCAAAGCTATAGCGAGGAGAATGAAAGCCCTTGGAACGGAGATTTACTACTGGAGCAGAAGCAGAAAAGAGGATATAGAAAAGGAAGTAAGTGCAAAGTGGCTTCCACTTGAGGAGGTCTTAAAGCAGAGCGACATAGTTATCCTTGCACTACCTTCAACTCCCGAGACATACCACCTAATAAATGAGGAAAGACTTAAGCTCATGGAAGGAAAGTATCTAATAAACATAGGAAGAGGAAGCTTAGTTGACGAAAAAGCCCTTATTAAAGCCCTAAAAGAAGGAAAACTCAAGGGATTTGCCACTGACGTTTACGAAAAAGAGCCACTTCAAGAGAGCGAGCTTTTTGAAATGGAATGGGAGACCGTGCTTACTCCACATCATGCAGGATTGGCGAAAGAGGCTATGGAGGACATGGGGTTCCAAGCAGTAAACAATCTGCTATCGATTTTTAAGGGCGAAATTCCAGAAAACCTCGTAAACAAGGAAGTTCTTAAAATAAGGCCAATAGAAGAGGTTAAACTCCTCTGA
- a CDS encoding D-2-hydroxyacid dehydrogenase, whose amino-acid sequence MKVLVAAPLHEKAIEILKNAGLEVVYEEYPDQEKLKELVKDVSAIIVRSKPKVTKEIIDAASSLKVIARAGVGLDNIDVEYAKSKGIEIVNAPAASSRSVAELAIALIFNVARKVAFADRKMREGIWAKKQCMGFELEGKTLGVVGFGRIGYQVAKIANAIGMKLLLYDPYPNEERAKEVGGRFVELEELLRNSDVVTIHVPLLESTYHLINEEKLKLMKPTAILINTSRGPIVDTNALVKALQEGWIAGAGLDVFEEEPLPKDHPLTKLDNVVLTPHIGASTVEAQERAGIEVAEKVVKILKGE is encoded by the coding sequence ATGAAAGTGTTAGTTGCCGCACCTTTGCATGAAAAGGCAATCGAGATTTTGAAAAACGCTGGGTTAGAGGTAGTCTATGAGGAATACCCTGATCAAGAAAAGCTCAAGGAACTCGTTAAAGATGTCAGTGCTATAATAGTGAGGAGCAAGCCCAAAGTGACGAAGGAGATTATAGATGCCGCATCGAGCCTCAAGGTTATAGCCAGAGCTGGCGTTGGTTTGGATAACATAGATGTCGAATACGCAAAGAGCAAAGGGATTGAGATCGTCAACGCTCCTGCCGCATCAAGTAGAAGCGTTGCCGAGTTGGCTATTGCATTAATCTTCAATGTAGCCAGAAAAGTAGCCTTCGCTGACAGAAAAATGAGAGAGGGGATATGGGCTAAGAAGCAGTGTATGGGCTTTGAGCTTGAAGGAAAGACTCTTGGTGTTGTAGGATTTGGAAGGATAGGCTATCAGGTAGCAAAAATAGCCAACGCCATCGGGATGAAACTCCTCCTCTACGATCCTTACCCGAATGAAGAGAGGGCAAAGGAAGTTGGTGGAAGGTTTGTAGAGCTTGAGGAGCTTTTGAGAAACAGCGATGTTGTTACAATCCATGTGCCTCTCCTTGAAAGTACTTACCACCTCATTAACGAAGAGAAGTTGAAGCTCATGAAGCCCACTGCAATCCTCATCAACACATCAAGGGGCCCCATTGTAGACACAAACGCTTTAGTGAAGGCACTTCAAGAGGGATGGATTGCTGGAGCTGGCTTGGATGTCTTTGAGGAAGAACCACTTCCCAAAGATCACCCCTTGACAAAGCTCGACAATGTGGTTCTAACTCCTCACATAGGAGCATCTACGGTTGAAGCCCAAGAAAGAGCTGGCATAGAAGTTGCTGAAAAAGTCGTTAAGATTCTGAAGGGCGAGTAG
- a CDS encoding 2-dehydropantoate 2-reductase encodes MKIYVLGAGSIGSLFGALLTRIGEDVTLIGRKEHVEAINNNGLMVVGVEEFTVYPRAVTETPPEPPDLIILATKSYSSAYALQCAKESIGENTWILSIQNGLGNEDEALKYTKNVLGGITTNGATLERWGVVRWTGKGITIIGNYPKGKGEFAERLVALFKKAGLEAEISESIAGWKWAKAIVNSAINPIGAIMEVKNGDILENDYLLTLAMEVVKEGCQVATQWGIEFDMHPMELLIETLKRTRENYNSMLQDIRRGKMTEIDFINGKIIEYSEEIGLKTPLNFALWSLVKAKESQTK; translated from the coding sequence ATGAAAATTTATGTTCTCGGTGCAGGCTCCATAGGTTCCCTTTTTGGTGCACTTTTAACGAGAATTGGGGAAGATGTGACGCTGATAGGTCGGAAAGAACATGTAGAGGCTATAAACAATAATGGCCTCATGGTTGTTGGGGTTGAGGAGTTCACAGTGTATCCGAGGGCCGTTACCGAAACTCCTCCAGAGCCTCCGGACTTGATAATCTTAGCAACAAAATCCTATTCCTCTGCTTATGCCTTACAATGTGCCAAAGAAAGCATAGGAGAAAACACATGGATACTAAGCATTCAAAACGGGCTTGGAAACGAGGATGAAGCATTAAAATACACAAAAAATGTTCTAGGCGGGATAACTACCAATGGGGCAACCCTTGAGAGATGGGGAGTTGTTAGATGGACTGGAAAGGGAATAACAATAATCGGAAATTACCCTAAGGGAAAAGGAGAATTTGCAGAAAGGCTTGTTGCCCTTTTTAAGAAAGCCGGGCTAGAGGCAGAGATCAGTGAGAGCATAGCAGGATGGAAGTGGGCTAAGGCTATAGTTAACTCCGCAATAAACCCAATTGGAGCTATTATGGAAGTCAAAAACGGAGATATTCTGGAAAATGATTATCTCTTAACCTTGGCGATGGAAGTGGTGAAGGAAGGCTGTCAGGTCGCTACTCAATGGGGGATTGAGTTCGATATGCATCCAATGGAACTTCTCATTGAGACTCTTAAGAGAACAAGAGAAAACTATAACTCCATGCTTCAGGACATAAGAAGGGGCAAAATGACAGAAATAGATTTTATAAATGGTAAAATCATCGAATACAGTGAGGAAATAGGGCTAAAAACCCCCTTAAACTTTGCACTCTGGAGTTTGGTAAAGGCTAAGGAGTCACAAACTAAATAA
- a CDS encoding TIGR00153 family protein — protein sequence MPIFGGKENNVFATIDRHLDAVNSTIVKLRELVEAYLNGEVERAEALMKEVEELEREADTLRREIETMLYQGAFLPVNRGDYARLSELVDSVADAAESAAHSLILAKPKVPSDLKDEILELLDYSLRTYQLLEKAVKALNTNVDEAIEYAKKTEIAEEEADKIEYYLLRKVFEGEKITTFAKIIWDKVITKIGDIADRAEDASDQVLLMALKRRG from the coding sequence ATGCCCATATTTGGAGGGAAGGAAAATAATGTTTTTGCAACAATTGACAGACATCTTGATGCGGTAAATTCCACCATAGTAAAGCTTAGAGAACTTGTGGAAGCTTACCTCAATGGAGAAGTTGAGAGGGCAGAGGCTCTAATGAAAGAAGTTGAAGAACTGGAGAGGGAGGCAGATACTTTAAGGAGAGAAATAGAGACAATGCTTTATCAAGGCGCATTTTTACCGGTTAACAGAGGGGACTACGCTAGATTATCTGAGCTAGTGGATAGTGTGGCAGATGCAGCGGAGAGTGCCGCCCATTCTCTGATCTTGGCAAAACCCAAAGTACCCTCAGATCTGAAGGATGAGATCCTAGAGCTTTTGGATTATTCCTTGAGGACATATCAGCTCCTTGAAAAGGCTGTTAAAGCACTCAACACAAACGTCGATGAGGCGATTGAGTATGCAAAAAAGACTGAAATAGCAGAAGAAGAGGCTGATAAAATTGAGTATTACCTTTTGAGAAAAGTTTTTGAAGGTGAAAAAATAACAACATTCGCAAAAATCATATGGGATAAGGTTATAACAAAGATCGGAGATATAGCCGATAGGGCGGAGGATGCCTCCGATCAGGTTTTGCTTATGGCACTAAAAAGGAGGGGTTGA